Proteins encoded together in one Caldisericaceae bacterium window:
- a CDS encoding asparagine synthetase A has protein sequence MEKEVLEVVSETIFRMGEFLRKEGFIELLPVVISPLTDPLNHTVYEAKIPYEDGFYHLTKSMIFHKQLALRTYPKIFIFSPNVRLETKDKKHTGRHLIEFTQLDLEVKDATREDILTLVENLIIYTMEKLHEKFKDFIEKKNPNFHIPKRPFKRVKYLEAKEAYGEDFEAILSKEATEPFFLIDIPLQEREFYDRLSEDGKTLVDMDLIYPYGFQEGMSGGERENELERIIFRMKAKNMDVNEWQWYLDEVKKSIPRSAGCGIGIERFVRFVLNLPNVKDTKLFAKLPGEISL, from the coding sequence ATGGAAAAAGAAGTATTGGAAGTAGTAAGCGAAACGATCTTTAGAATGGGGGAATTCTTAAGAAAAGAAGGTTTTATTGAACTTCTTCCAGTTGTTATCTCTCCTCTTACGGATCCATTGAATCACACGGTGTATGAAGCAAAAATTCCATACGAAGATGGTTTTTATCATCTAACAAAATCAATGATTTTTCACAAACAACTTGCTTTAAGAACGTATCCAAAAATCTTTATTTTTTCACCAAATGTTAGGCTTGAGACAAAGGATAAGAAACATACAGGAAGGCATCTTATAGAATTTACACAGTTAGATTTGGAGGTAAAAGATGCAACAAGAGAAGATATATTGACTTTGGTTGAAAATTTAATCATCTATACAATGGAAAAACTCCATGAAAAGTTCAAAGATTTCATAGAAAAGAAGAATCCTAATTTTCATATCCCAAAAAGACCATTTAAAAGAGTAAAATATTTAGAAGCAAAAGAGGCCTACGGAGAAGACTTTGAAGCAATTCTTTCAAAAGAAGCAACCGAGCCATTTTTCCTCATAGACATACCTCTTCAAGAAAGAGAATTCTACGATAGATTAAGTGAAGATGGAAAAACATTAGTTGATATGGATTTAATTTATCCTTACGGATTTCAAGAAGGAATGTCTGGTGGTGAAAGAGAAAATGAACTTGAAAGAATCATTTTTAGGATGAAAGCAAAAAATATGGACGTAAATGAATGGCAGTGGTATTTAGATGAAGTAAAAAAATCCATTCCAAGATCTGCAGGTTGTGGAATAGGCATAGAAAGATTTGTTAGATTCGTGTTAAATTTACCAAATGTTAAAGATACAAAATTATTTGCAAAATTACCAGGAGAAATTTCATTATAA
- a CDS encoding AI-2E family transporter, with product MNREIKNALFTSLVIVMGAIILYLLYLFKNIIPTIIFGSVIAYILLPIANFFAKLKIHRNLAALITILIFLFFIILAGYFLFPIIIKELGELIGNLPNLQKNISAFFENLSKVINSSKNTSFLNTILLNFVSGLQTAITDLLKTIPEKIKNSISNFGSLIFSFLLAYFFIKDSPAMYRIVLRRFNPEIRKKVKIYLDRTNIEMRTYFSTLVLVSIITGISMGLGSFIVGVKFATIIGVMDAFLEMLPYVGPTVVFIVGGLFSLTQSLKTFLLFVLVFVIVEGALSNFVLPHVIGERLRVPPVIIILMIAIAGTIFGPLGLLISTPTFLIFRNMRLLF from the coding sequence ATGAATAGAGAAATTAAAAACGCTCTTTTTACAAGTTTAGTAATAGTAATGGGAGCAATAATTTTGTATTTACTTTATCTATTTAAAAATATTATTCCAACAATTATTTTTGGCTCTGTCATTGCCTATATACTCCTTCCTATAGCAAACTTTTTTGCAAAACTAAAAATACATAGGAACCTTGCGGCCTTAATTACTATACTCATTTTCCTATTCTTCATAATACTAGCTGGATACTTTCTTTTCCCAATTATTATAAAAGAACTCGGAGAACTCATTGGGAACCTTCCAAATTTACAAAAGAATATTTCAGCTTTCTTCGAAAACCTAAGCAAAGTAATAAATTCAAGTAAAAATACCTCCTTTTTGAATACGATCCTCTTAAATTTTGTATCAGGTTTGCAAACCGCAATTACAGACCTTCTTAAAACTATCCCAGAAAAAATAAAAAACAGCATCTCTAACTTTGGCTCATTAATATTCTCATTCTTGCTTGCTTACTTTTTCATAAAAGACTCCCCTGCTATGTACAGAATCGTTTTAAGGAGGTTTAACCCTGAAATAAGAAAGAAAGTGAAAATTTATCTTGATAGAACAAACATAGAAATGCGCACGTATTTTTCTACTTTGGTCCTTGTCTCAATCATAACTGGTATCTCAATGGGATTGGGAAGTTTTATTGTAGGAGTAAAATTTGCAACAATCATCGGAGTTATGGATGCCTTTCTTGAGATGCTTCCGTATGTTGGACCTACAGTTGTTTTTATAGTAGGAGGCTTATTCTCTTTAACGCAGAGTTTAAAAACATTTCTTCTTTTTGTGCTTGTGTTTGTAATAGTGGAAGGTGCCTTAAGTAATTTTGTGCTACCGCATGTAATTGGAGAAAGATTAAGAGTGCCTCCTGTAATAATCATCTTGATGATTGCAATAGCGGGGACAATATTTGGACCTTTAGGTTTGCTTATTTCAACTCCAACATTCCTTATCTTTAGGAATATGAGGCTGCTCTTTTAG